A stretch of DNA from Limnothrix sp. FACHB-406:
AGTTTCTCGGAAGTTGGCCGCCAGGGTCAAGAAGCCGCCAGCGGTTTGGGTCACCATGTTTTGGAACCGATCGGCTGCCAGGGTCAACACTTCGATCGGGTTGTGGGCGGGGCGATAAACCGGTCGGCCGTTGGGGGCCAGTTGCACGCCGATGCGCCCTTGCCCCGCTTCATCCAGCTCGGGGGTGACCCGGAGGGTGAGGCGATCGGCTCCCCGTTGCACTTCCAAGATCAAGGGGCGATCGGGACTCGCCTTGATCTGCTCCATCAACACCTTCACGCTTGCTTGTTCGGCGCTGAGGGTTTGCCCATCGATCGCCTGCACAATGTCTCCCGCCTTCAGTCCGGCTCGCCCGGCCGGATTGTCAGGAGCCAGCACTTGGGGCACAATCACCCCTGCTTCATAGCGGAAGCCATCGGGCACGCCCATGAAGCCATATTGAGCCGCCAAAACTCCATAGGCGAAAATCAAATTAGCCACCACGCCGGCCGCAATCACAATGGCTCGATCAGCGATCGGGCGATTGCGCATCAAGTTGGGGTCATCGGCAGGAATGGAGCTGTCTTCGTCGTCATCCGGGAAGCCCACAAAGCCCCCGAGGGGAATGGCACGAATGGCGTATTCCGTTTGCGGCCCCTGATATTTCCAGAGGACGGGCCCAAACCCCAAGGAAAACTTGTTGGCGTAAATGCCCTGTAACCGAGCCGCTGCGAAGTGTCCTAATTCGTGAACGAACACCAGCAACGCCAATACACCGATCGCCACCAATACCGACATAGGCTTGCTGCTCAATAGAAATGCAAAAAATGCAAATGCGTGAAAGCTAACGCAATGGATGAGGGCTAATACCTGCGAAGAATGCGCAGTGATGCCATACAAAACCCAGCGCAGAAAATCCAGTAAAGATTCAGTTTAGGCGATTTGGCGGTCTTCCGATTGCCCAACTCAGGTAACCAACCGAGGGACGGCAGAAGACGCGATCGGGGCTAATCAGTAGTTATTCAGCGGTAATTCAGCAGCAATTCGACGGTAATTCAGCAGGGTCAAGCGATCGCCCAGGGATCGATCGAGCTTGGCAATTCCGGGGGCGACGGGGACTCAGGGGGGTGTTAGAATTTTTTTGAGAACCATTCTCAAACTAATCTCCGACATCTCCGTGAGCCACCACCATTGTGCGGCGCTGTTGAGGCGCGGTGGTGGCTGGCGGTTTTGTTGGCCTTCCTTAGGTTGGAACCCATCGCCTCCATGCTGCAAGTTCGATCGCTGTGTGTTCGCTATCGCGGACTCTCGGTTCTGGACGATGTTTCGCTTGACCTCGCGCCCGGTGAATTGGTGGGGCTGATTGGCCCCAACGGCGCGGGCAAAAGCACCCTGATCAAGGCCCTGTTGGGCCTCGTGCCGATCGAATCGGGCATGATTACCTTTCGGGGTGTGCCCTTGCGGCGACTGCGCCATCGTGTGGCCTACGTGCCCCAACGGTCACAAATCGACTGGGACTATCCGATCACGGTGCAACGGGTGGTGATGATGGCCTTTGCCAAGGCGGCGGGTTGGTGGCGATCGCCCGGCCCAGCAGCCCGGGCCGCAGCTCGATCGGCCATGGAGCAAGTGAATATTTGGGACTTGCGCGATCGCCCGATCGGCTCCCTTTCCGGCGGGCAACAGCAACGGGTTTTTTTGGCTCGGGCCCTGGCCCAAAAGGCAGAATTTTTTCTGTTGGATGAACCTTTTACCGGTGTGGACAAGCAAACGGAACTGGTGTTGTTGAATCTGTTTGCTGAACTCCGCGCCCAAGGCCATTTGGTGTTAGTTTGCTCTCACGAGTGGGGCAGCTCTCTGGAACGATACGATCGGCTGCTGTTGCTGAATCGATCGCTCCTGGCGAACGATCGGCCCCAGGCCGTGATGACCCTGGATAATATCCGGCGAGCCTATGGCGAAAATATGCAAACTGCCGATCGCCACAGTCCCTTTGAATCGGTTTTAGCCTGTTAGCAAATCCCGTGAGACTATCCTGATTGGAGGTCTAAATTTGATTCACCCGAATGCTGAGGGCTAATTTTGGACTGGTTGCTTGATCCTTTGCAGTATGAGTTTGTGCGCAATGCGATCGCGATCGGGATGATCGTGGGCGTAATTTGTCCCGTGGTGGGCAGTTATCTCATTGTGCTGCGGATGTCTCTGCTGGGTGATGTGATTGCCCATGCGGTGATGCCCGGTTTGGCGATCGCCAACGCGCTGCGCATTGATTTATCGATCGGGGCGTTCATTTCCGGCATGTGCAGCACCTTCGTCATTGCCTGGATTCGACAGCAATCGCGGGTGCGGGTTGATGCGGCCATGACCCTAACCTTCTCCACCTTTTTTGGCTTAGGAATCGCCCTGATTTCACTGCTCAAAACGCAGCTCGATTTGGAAGGATTTCTCTTTGGCGATATTTTGAATGTCACCCAAGGAGACTTGCTCCATGGGGTAATTGTGGCGGTGATTTTATTAGTTTTAATTAAGCTGCACTATAAAGAATTACTGTTTTATACCTTTGACCCCTTGGGGGCCGAAGCGGCCGGATTACCCACCACTTGGATTCACTACAGCCTGATGGCCGGAGTGACCCTAGCGATCGTGACGAGCTTGAAGGTGGTGGGGGTGATTATGGCGATCGCAATGTTGGTGGGCCCGGCCATCACGGCCTATTTGTTGGTCAAAGAGTTGCACATGATGATGTTGGTGGGTGCTGGCTTAGGGGTGTTGGCCGCGATCGGGGGCATGTACAGCAGTTTCTATTGGGATTTGCCCTCGGGCGCGGCGATCGCCCTGGTGATTTTTGGGTTGTTTTTGATGGCCCTGTTGTTTAGCCCGAGCCAGGGAATTTTGACCCGTCCCCGCCCCAAGGCGACCCGTCCGCGATCGGGTAAGGTTGCGGAATCGGCAGCTCCCAAACCGACCGCAGACCTGGACTAACAGCCAATCTGAGCCAGCGATCTCAGTGAATTTCGGTGAACTGTTGATTAACCTCAACTAGCGAATGGTTTGTGCGGGTGGCCCTTGGTTGGGAGAGGTGGGGAATTGGGGCGTTGCGGAAGGGGTGGGGGTGTTGCGTCTGGGGGCCCAAGCACCACATTCAGTTAGGAGGGCGCTGGGTTGGTCGCTGTAGGCACTCATGCAGTCGATCGTGATCCTCGATCGATTGGCGGAGTTGTAGCGGCTGGCTGGAACGCCGGTGCTGGTGGCGGCGGAGCCACTGCCACGATTGGGGTTGCTGCTGGGGCCGCTGGCGGAATTGGGTTGACTGGGCGGCGGCCCGCCGGAGTTGCCGCTGCCGGGCGAGGGCGTAATCGGTTCTTCAAGGTTGGGAGCCTGGGCGTTGGGGTTGCGGCAACGGGCCAGGGCATAGGGATCATTTCCCGCGCGGCGCATACAGTCCAACAGGCCGGGACTTTGGGCCTGGGCGGTAGGCGTGCCCAAGGTCACAAGGGCCAACAGCCCGATCGCCCCTACACCCCTGGTGATCACGGTGGTGATCGCGAGTTGCCACTGAGAAACCATCGGTCGATCGAACACCATTGGCTCAAACCTCCAGGTAGTCGCACAGCCGATCCAGGGTTAAGGATGTTTCCAAAAGGTCGGCCATTCGATCGTACAACTGTTGCCGATGTTGTTGCCAGGATTGGGGGTTGGGGCGATGGGTGGTGATGCCGGCCAAGCGGGTCAGGGTTTGGCGCACCGCCGCCGACTCAAACAGACCATGGACATAGGTTCCCCAAACGCAGCCTTGGGCCGATCGGGCCCCTTCCGGTTCCGGTGGTTGCTCGATCGGCTCCAGGGTCAACAATGGATCGCAAGGGGCGATCGGGCGGGTTTGGCCCATGTGAATTTCATAGGCTTGCCAGCGATCGAGTTGCGGAATGTCGTGCTGTGAGGTTGCACCGGCCTGGCTGGGCCAATGGGCCGTCACTTGGCGCACGGTTTTTTGTGGAAAATAATCCGTTTCCACCGGCAGCAGCCCCAACCCCGCCATCTCGCCCGCGGCCCCCGCAATGCCGGTGCGATCGACCAGCGATCGGCCCAACATTTGATAGCCCCCACAAATGCCCACCACCGGCACACCCTGGGCGGCGGCCCGTTGAATGGCCGCTGCCAGGCCCGTTTCCTGGAGCCAAGCCAAATCCCGCAGGGTGTTTTTGCTGCCCGGCAATACGATCGCCCGGGCGGTGGCCAACTCGGCCGGGCGCGTCACCCAGCGCACCGCCACCCCTTGATCGATCGACCAAGGTTGGCTGTCTTGGGAATTGGACAAAAACGGAAACCGAACCCAGGCAATCACAGGGTGATCGCATTCCATGGGGGCCTCTTCGGCCGATCGACAGAGGCTATCTTCGCTTTCCGGTTGCAACTCCGCCGCGTAGGGCAAGGTTCCCAAGTAGGGCAGGTGGGGCAAATGCTGCTGAAAATAGCGATCGGCATCGGCAAATAGCCGCAAATCGCCCCGAAACTTATTCACCACTAAGCCCAATCCCAAGGCCTGAGCCGATCGGGGCATCAGTTGGTAGGTTCCCACCGCTTGGGCGAAAATGCCGCCTCGTTCAATGTCGCCCACCAACAGCCAGCGCCCTTGGAGATGCTCGATCGGGCGCAAATTCACCAAATCCCGGTGCATCAAGTTCAATTCCACCGGGCTGCCCGCCCCTTCCAGAACCAACACATCACAGCGATCGCGCCAGTCCGCCAGGGTTTGCGCCACCACCTCCCACAGGCGATCGATATGTTGGTAATAGTCCGCCGCCGCAATATGTTCCCCGGCCTGACCCAACAGCACCAACTGCGATCGGCTATTGCCCGAAGGCTTCAACAAAATGGGATTCATCTCCGCCACGGGCCGCAACCCGCAAGCCTCCGCCTGGGCCGCCTGGGCCCGCCCAATTTCGCCTCCTTCCAGGGTCACGAAGGAATTATTGGACATGTTTTGGGCCTTGAACGGTGCAACCCGCAGACCTTGCCGCCGCAACCAAGCGCAGAGGGCCGTGGTTACCCAACTTTTGCCCGCGTTGGAGGAGGTTCCTAAAACTGCGATCGACTTCATGGGTTCTGATTCGGGTCGAAATGCTGAGGGAAAAGGTCAAAACCCTTGCCCCTCAGCACTCTAGCGCTGGATTGGCGATTAAACAAAATCCTTCGCCTTGGTGGAAAGGGCAGATCCCAAATTGCCCGCCAACACCACCTCGTAGTTGTAGCTGCTGTTGGCCGACAACGCGCCACCGCCTACCCGTTGGGTCATGGAGGTTTTGTCGGGCCGGCGAGGGGCATAGGTGGAATCGGCCTGAACAATCACAGTCCCACCCGAGAACCGCAACCCCTTGACCGTTAAGGAATTGGTCCGATCGTCCGCAACACTGACCGTGCGCCGATCGTTGCGAGCCGTCAGGTAGGTGGCGTTTTGGATGTTGCCCGTGGCCAGGTCAACCTTGGCCAGAATGCTGACCCGGCTGCCACCGCCACCGCCGGGACTGCCATCCGTGTAGCCGCGCAGCCAACCACTGCCCGTGAATCGGCTGTAGCCATTGCCCGGCTGAGTGCCCGTGGAGGTAAAGACGGCGTAGAGGTTGGAACCATCCCAAGCCAAGCCCGTGCCCGTGCCGTCATCATTGGTGGTTTCGTAGTCCGTGCGTACCCATCGTCTGACCCCGTTATTAAAGCTCACCAGGATCGGATCCTTGTTGGCGGAGGTCACTTGGCGATAGCCGATGTAGACGGTGGTGGTGCCGATCGTGACTTTGGGGCCGTTTTTCGCGGCGATTGCGGCTTCCGAGTCGTTGATTCCGAAGGTAACGGCGTTTTTCACCGAAGATTGCACACCGTTGCGAGGCACATTGACTGATCGGGGCAGATCTGGGGCGATTGCGGCGGCCTCCTCCTGAGGCGCTCCGGTCAGGGGATCCAGCGGGCGATCGGGGGCATCGGTTCCCGATCGGCGATCAAGACGACCAAAATGATCCAAATCCTGATTGAAATCGCCACCCGTTCCACCGCGCCTCAGGTTGCGATTTTGTCCCCAGGAATTCAACCAAAAATCATCACTGATCTGACCCAAATTAACCTGATCATTCACTCCAGCATCAACCGAAGAATGTTCAGGCCAATCAACTCCAGAAAGAAGCTGCTTTGTACTGAGAAATTCGGAAACGTGATCAATGTTTTTAATCTCAGAGTTTTTGATCTCAGAATCTTGGGTCTCGATCGCGTGATGGGTGCTGAAACCGCCTCCGGAATTGTGAGCATGGGTGGGCGGAAAGTAGGATGCAACCCAACTGGAACCCATCGTCCAACGTGGCTCAATGCCTTGGCCCAGAACAGCCGTTGCCGAATTGGCCAAGCTTCCTCCCTCAAAATCAGTAGATGCCATCAAGAACTCCAGACGATCGTGAGCGGGCCCTGGCATCCTAGGCCTCAAATGAAATCTTTGGCCCGCGTGGACAGGGCAGATCCCAAATTGGCTGAGAGTACCACTTCGTAGTTGTAGCCCGTGCTGGCGGGCAGCGCACCATTGCCAACACTTTGGGTCATGGCTGTTTTGTCGGGACGGCGCGGCGCATAGGCCGAATCCGCTTGCACCAGCACATTGCCGCCCGTGAAACTGAGACCCCGCACAAACAGGGAGTTGGTGGTGTCGTCACCGAGGGGGGCGGTTCCCTTGTCATTGCGAGCCGTCAGGTAAGTGGCGTTTTGGATGTTGCCCGTGGTGGGGTCAACCTTGGCCAAAATTCCCACTTTGCCGCCGCCGCCGCCGCTGGGGCTGCCGTCTGTGTAGCCCGTGAGCCAGCCACTGCCCGTGAAGCGACTGAGGTTATTCCCCGGTTGGTTGCCGGTGGAGGTGAAGACGGCATAGAGATTGGAGCCATCCCAAGCCAAGCCCGTGCCTGTTCCATCATCAACCGTGGTTTCGTAGTCGGTGCGTACCCAATTGCGCACGCCGTTGGTGAAGCTGACCAAGATCGGATCTTGATTGAGGGCCGACACCTGTTGATAGCCGATGTAGATGTTGGTGTTGCCGAGGGTGATTTTGGGGCCATTTTTAGCGGCGATCGCGGCTTCCGAATCACTGGGGCTGAAGGCAACGGCGCTGGCCACGGAGGATTGCACCGGGCCACTGGTGGGTGTTGTGGTCGCGCTGGAGCCGCTGGCGGCGCTGTCGATGATGCTGATAGTGGTGGCGTTGATGCTGCCCAGTTGTCCGCCCGTGGGATTGCTGAGGTTGAGTTGGAAAGTTTCCGTTGGCTCGGCCAGGCTGTCGTTCAGGATCGGGATCGTGAGGCTGGCGACGCTCTGGCCGGCGGCGAAGGTGAGCTGGCCGTTGATGGCGCTGTAGTCGAGGCCGGCCAGGGCGGTTCCGTTGCTGGTGGCGTAGGTCACCGACAGGGGTTGGGACAGGTCGCCAGTCCGTCGTACGGGGATGGCGAGGGAGCCGCCGGTTTCGTTGATGCTGTAGCTGTTGCCATCCAGGGAAACGGTGGGGCCGGTGGGGGTCGTGCTGCTGCCGCCGCCGCTGCCGTCGCGGATGATGAGGGTGGCGGTGGCTCGATCGAGCTGGGCCCCCACGGGATTCGACAACAGCAGGGCCACGGTTTCATCGGTTTCCGTGAGGCGATCGTCTGTTAGGGGAATTGAGATGGTTTTGCGGGTTTCGCCGGGAGCAAAGGCGATCGCGCTGTTCACGGGGGTGAAGTCTTGGTTGGGGGTGGCCGTGCCGCTACCGGTGCTGAAGGTGGCCTGGGCGGCGGTTTGCAGGTTGCCGGAACGCTCAATGGTAATCACGGCGCTGCGATCTTGCTCGTTGCCCACAAAGCCGCTGCCCAGGAAGCGCAGGATCGCGGTGTTGGCGTTCAGACTTTCTTGGGAAATCACGTTGCTGGCGCTAAAGCTATTGGGGTTGATGCCCTTGAGAACGGCCAGATAGCGGCCCGTCGCCCGATCGCGGACGATCGTGTCGCCGCTGTTAACGCCGATGCCGGCCGTGAAGTCCAAATCTTCAAACCGTTGACCGCTGGGCACGACCAGCCGATCGGCTCCTTCCTGCAAAAAATCCAAAATCACATCGGCCGAGGCGATCGAGCTGCCACCCGCCACCGCACTGATCAAAAACAGATCGGCCCCAGCGCCACCGGCCAGGGTGTCGGCTCCCAAATCCCCCGACAGCAGATCATCACCCAGGTCGCCCAGCAGTTGATCATCACCCGCACCGCCCCAGAGGGTATCGGCTTCCTTGCCGCCGCGCAGTCGATCGTTGCCCTCATTGCCAAAGATCAAATCGCGGCCACGGTTGCCAGCCAATTGGTCATCGCCCGCTAGCCCCTGGATTTGATCATCACCACTCCAACCCAACAGCAAGTCGCGACCAGCGCCCCCCGTGAGCGAATCGGCGGACTCGCTGCCAAAGTTGAAGCGGTTGAACCCGCCGCCCGGTTCGCGCCGTTCCCGAAATCCCGATCGCGCAAAATGTTCCAGACCCGAAGTGAGTTGACCCCGCCCGATCGCCCCTTGCACATCGGGATTTTGGGCTAAATAGTTTGCTTCGTTGTAAAGCGGCAACACCGCTTGCAAAATTTCATAATCGCCGCTGGGGCTGCGGCCTTCGCTGAAACCATGCTGTGAAAAATGCGCAAAGCCCGATCGCAGCAAATTACCGCTCACCGCAAGGTTCACATCGGGATTTCGGGCTAAATAATCCGCTTCACGATAGGCAAAACTCGCCACCTCAAAACCGGTGAAATCCATAGATCGGCTCCGTCTAGCAAAACTGATTCGCAGGGAAGGGTAGGAGCTGTCATCGCATTCACTGAATCCCTGATGCCGGTGCGATCGACCGTGGGCCCTGACCGCTGAAACCGGTTTTTCACTAAGGCTCCAGTTCCTGGCCTCCTGCCCTCGGATCAGGACAGGATCAGGATTGCGAGGATTTGATGACAGACCCTAACGTTTCTTTTCAAAAGTTTTCCTGAGAAACCGGAATTGCGCTCCGAAGCCAAACTAGGTGAGCCTTTTGGAAATCAAAAGAACTGCAAAAATGATTCCAAAGAGAATTTATCAAGAATGTCTAGAAAACTAAGATGGCTACTTGCAAATTTCATCATTAATTTCATCGATCAATAACGAAAATGGGTTGAGATTCTATCGCTTTTTCGAGATGTTTTTGAAGCATCGTTGACCCATTTCTGATCAATCAATTTTCTGATCAATCAATTTTTGACCAACCTTAATGGAGCAGGGGCACGCCGATCGACATGCCCGATCGCTCTAGATTCAAATGCGAAATTGACGATGGGCAACCACTCGGCCCACTTCAACGCTGCTCAAAGACCATGATCACTGATGGTGAGGGTAGCAGTTGCCAAATCCAGCTCAGCTCCAACGGGATTGGACAGCAGCAGCATCACGGTTTCGTTGGGTTCCGTGCGCCGATCGTCTGTTAATGGGATGGTGATTGTTTTGCGGGTTTCGTCGGCCCCAAAGGCGATCGAGCCGGTGATGGGAGTGAAGTCTTGGTTAGGGGTGGCCGTGCCGCCGCTGGTGCTGAAGCTCACGCTCACGTCCGTTGTCGTGTTCACCGATCGCTCTAGGGTAATGGTCGCCTTGCCGTCCAGCTCAACGCCCAGAAAATTACCCTTGCTGAACCGAATCACGGCCGGAGTTGGAGGCAAGCTGTCTTGGGACACCACATTGCTAGCGTTGAAGCTGCTGGGGCTGATTCCTTTCAGGATCACCCAGTTTCGGCCCGTCGCCCGATCGCGCACGATCGTATCGCCGCTGTTGTTTCCTGTTCCGGCGATGAAGTCCAAATCTTCAAACCGTTGACCGCTGGGCAGCACCAACTGATCTGCCTCGCTGGTTCGGAAATCCAAAATCAAATCCGCTTGGTCGATCGCGCCCCCATCCGTCGCCATCCCAATCAAAAAGCGATCGGCCCCCAAGCCGCCAGTCATCGTATCCAGACCCAATTCGCCCGCGAGCCAATCGTCTCCCAAATCCCCCAGTAACTGATCGTTGCCGCTGCCGCCCCACAGGCTATCTGCCCCTTGTCCCCCTTGGATCCAATCATGGCCATCATCGCCCCATAGCTGATCGCGGCCTTGGTTGCCCAGCAGGCGATCGTCCCCATCCAAGCCGTGTAATTCGTCATCACCACCCCAGCCTTGAATCCAGTCCCGGCCAATGCCCCCAAGAACCAAATCGGCGTTTTCGGTGGTTAGCTCCACACGATAAAAACCATCATTGGCGCTGCGGCGTTCCCGGGTTCCTGGGGCGATCGGGGGGATTAATTCACCGTTGGATGGGGAGACAGGCGTGGTGGCCAGAATTGCAGAATTGGCGACTAAATTGTTCGCTGTCGCATTGAGCAAGAAATCTGCTGTTGAAGCCGCTGCTGAAACCGTTTCGGAAACAGGGTTTTCGCTTCTAGAAACCGGGTTGACGGGGAAATTGTTGGATGCCAAGTGCCAGAAGCTGAATTTTGGGAAACTTGGGTTCGAGGAGCGGCTGATTTCAAACGTTTGCGCCCCAGAATTTGATTCTCGACAAGCAAAATTTGCCACACCAAACTCGTTAAAGTTCATGGGAAAACTCCGTCAGTCGTGGCTGATTTTTAGGGAATATAATTTTTTCTTCAGAAATTTAGAATTAAAACCGGATCTAAAAGATAGTTTTGTTTTGTAAAGAAAAAGTGCTAAATCGCACTCATAAAAACGCTTTTCAATTAAAGAAGCATATGTTTTGATGAGAATGGATTATGAAAAATAAAATACCTAATCAGAAAAAGTTCCGTGAATTCAATTCAATTCGATCAGTAACTTAGGTGGCTTTTGAGACCTTGAAGTCAGATCAGATTGTTGGCTTCAATTGGAAAAAATTGAAGTAATGGGCACTTTGGCGAAATACTCCCACCTAGCATTAACCTCGGGCAAAGTCAGGAGTCAAATTTTTTACCCACGGTGCGTCAAATCGGTTGCTTTGACCTACGGAAGGGGTATTGACAGCCGGATAGACAAACGCCAAGGAGCGATCAGCCTTTGGGGCGATCGAACCGATCGAGCTGGCAATGAATTGGCTCCTGAAAGCGGGGCACGAGGGTCAGGGCCAAGATTCGATCCTGGATGCGCTGTAGCCCTAGTTGCTCGATCGCCCTTTGCCCGATCGCCCCCGGTAGCCCCATCAGCCCCATCTTGAGCAAGATTTGCGCCACCAAGGGCCATTGCTTCAAGACCCCGCGATGACACTGCAACACTTGCCAGGCAAAGCGGGCGGCGGTTTTGGCGCGGCGCGGCTGGGCGGGGCCGTCCAACGCCTTAAAGAGCAGATATTTGTAGCGGTTGCCCCAAATGATTGCCCGATGGGGAGTGAGCTGGTTGGGCGATCGGGCGATCGCCGTTTGCAAAATTTGCCGACTGACGCGCTCCTGTCGCCACACGTTTTCCGATGAGGAGGTGGGCCGTTGGCGATAGAACACGTGGCATTCGGGCACTTGGGCCGCTGGAAACTGCCAAGCCAATCGCAGCCACAAATCCCAATCTTCTGAGGGAACCAAGTCTGGCTGAAAACCGCCCACTTGGTTCAAGGCCGATCGACTCACCAGCACATTAGACCCGCTGGAAACAAAATCCGTGACCAACAGGGGCCCATAGATCCAACCGCTGAAGGGGCTGGTGACCGGCTGCCCGATCGCCCGGCCCGAATCATCGGTGAGTTGGGTCCAACTGTAAACCCAACCGGCGGCGGGGTTAGCCGTCAGGGCCGCCAGTTGGGCCCGCAGCTTGTCGGGATGCCAGCGATCGTCCGCATCAATGAACCCAATCCAGTTCCCCCGCGCCCGATCGATCCCACGATTCCGGGCGATCGCCTGTCCCCCATTGGCAAAGGCATAAACCCGAATTCGGCCATCGGCGGCCGCCATCGACTCAGCCAAGGCCCGGGAGCGATCGTGGCTGCCGTCGTCAATAATCAACAGTTCCCAATCGGGTTCCGTTTGGGCCAAAATCGAGGCCACCGTATCCGCCAGGGTGTCTGCCCCATTGAACACCGGCAGCACGATCGACACCCGCGGCCGGTGGTTGTCCTCGGTGCTGTTGTCCTCGGTGCTGCTGGTTTCTGTGCTGCTGGTTTCGGGTTCGGTGGCTTCCGTGGCCATGATCTAGGTGCTACCTAAGCACTGCGAAGGGCCACGATCGGATCCAGCTTGGCCGCCTGTTGGGCTGGAATTACGCCAAAAAAGAGACCAATCCCGCCCGAGACACCCACAGCCACCCCGATCGCGGTGCTGGAGGGGGCCGCTTCCAAGTCCGTGGCCGCGCTCACCAAGGCCAAGCCGCCCACGCCAACGGCCGTGCCGATCGCCCCGCCCAAACTGGCCAAAATCGTCGCTTCAATCACAAACTGCATCAAAATATCCCGTTGGGAAGCCCCGATCGCCTTGCGCAGCCCAATTTCTTGGGTGCGTTCCGCCACCGACACCAGCATGATGTTTGTGATGCCAATGCCGCCCACCAGCAGGGAAATACTGGCGATCGCCACCAACATCACCTGCAACGTGCCGGTGATCGCCCCCAGGGTGTTTTGCAAATCCTGCTGGTTACGAACGGTGAAATCATCCTCGCCCACAATTTTGTGTCGTCGGCGCAGCAGGTTTTCAATCTGGAATTGGGCGGCCCGCATCACCGTTTCATCCCGCGCCGACAGGGAAATATAACTAACACTGGTTCCATAGGGCGATCGACGACCCACCAACCGGTTCGCCATGGTGCGTAGCGGCAAAAACACGGTCATGTCCATATCCATGCCGAAGCTGGATCCTTTGGGCTGCATCACCCCAATCACCTCTGCCCGCAGGTTGC
This window harbors:
- a CDS encoding glycosyltransferase family A protein, yielding MATEATEPETSSTETSSTEDNSTEDNHRPRVSIVLPVFNGADTLADTVASILAQTEPDWELLIIDDGSHDRSRALAESMAAADGRIRVYAFANGGQAIARNRGIDRARGNWIGFIDADDRWHPDKLRAQLAALTANPAAGWVYSWTQLTDDSGRAIGQPVTSPFSGWIYGPLLVTDFVSSGSNVLVSRSALNQVGGFQPDLVPSEDWDLWLRLAWQFPAAQVPECHVFYRQRPTSSSENVWRQERVSRQILQTAIARSPNQLTPHRAIIWGNRYKYLLFKALDGPAQPRRAKTAARFAWQVLQCHRGVLKQWPLVAQILLKMGLMGLPGAIGQRAIEQLGLQRIQDRILALTLVPRFQEPIHCQLDRFDRPKG
- a CDS encoding ABC transporter permease, translated to MNLWESLKMAIATLAANKLRSSLTMLGIVIGNASVIATIGVGEGAQRFVTAEVQSLGPNTLFIRPGSPEADRRPLWPPQTLVLEDAEAISTEVPTVVAVAPELTGNEVVSYRGRNASVTVIGTTPDYTEVRDFQVDRGRFISKLDGQRVQRVVVLGSEVARQLFNGQDPIGQSVRVRNLRAEVIGVMQPKGSSFGMDMDMTVFLPLRTMANRLVGRRSPYGTSVSYISLSARDETVMRAAQFQIENLLRRRHKIVGEDDFTVRNQQDLQNTLGAITGTLQVMLVAIASISLLVGGIGITNIMLVSVAERTQEIGLRKAIGASQRDILMQFVIEATILASLGGAIGTAVGVGGLALVSAATDLEAAPSSTAIGVAVGVSGGIGLFFGVIPAQQAAKLDPIVALRSA